A region from the Lolium perenne isolate Kyuss_39 chromosome 4, Kyuss_2.0, whole genome shotgun sequence genome encodes:
- the LOC127294290 gene encoding uncharacterized protein, with the protein MALVLGFPGGRGGVRLIFSRLLQRLLGPRSRRPRAVASPASYARDEDDETSPFMEGIPGSIVSDSTSGSHYARDSAYMRMYGANPLPFGPPEWPADQLFDVETAWPESAKGGLEMTTGTRHAARVPRARVPAQPPVVVVETVAGQTPMLHIPLTDGLLASFLAQAVGVHADGTYGVAENPASIPTSSDSKGVGVHTVGTDGVTANRPLIPTSSGSESDSKGAPTQWMKVFRGLLLAHVFFALPLVVIFFPRYEKGAKNDLLLSLFDRKEVGIEKLVVLALFVAHASLGSLGVLLAHIADGQCMGFVGSLTLCIIISVVGFIDYIFFKALPTETTYIVLFLGHFIAMLLLICGLWAKFVGFSPCCCSKVDSRRRLPV; encoded by the exons ATGGCGCTGGTCCTCGGCTTCCCCGGTGGACGCGGCGGCGTTCGCCTCATCTTCTCCCGCCTGCTTCAGCGGCTTCTCGGGCCGCGCTCCCGTCGCCCCCGCGCTGTCGCCTCGCCCGCTTCGTACGCCAGAGACGAAGACGACGAGACCTCGCCGTTCATGGAGGGAATTCCGGGCAGCATCGTCTCCGACTCCACCTCCGGCTCTCACTACGCCCGCGATTCGGCCTACATGCGCATGTATGGGGCGAATCCTCTGCCATTCGGCCCACCCGAATGGCCTGCCGACCAGCTGTTCGACGTCGAGACTGCATGGCCTGAGAGCGCCAAAGGGGGCCTGGAGATGACGACCGGCACCAGGCACGCCGCACGGGTCCCCAGGGCGCGTGTTCCTGCACAGCCTCCGGTGGTCGTGGTTGAGACTGTTGCTGGCCAGACTCCCATGCTGCACATACCGCTGACCGATGGGCTACTAGCTTCGTTCCTGGCACAG GCAGTGGGAGTTCACGCTGATGGCACTTATGGGGTGGCAGAAAACCCTGCATCCATCCCAACTTCCTCAGATAGCAAG GGAGTGGGAGTTCACACTGTTGGCACCGATGGGGTGACAGCGAATCGTCCATTGATCCCAACTTCCTCAGGCTCAGAGTCAGATAGCAAG GGAGCACCAACCCAATGGATGAAAGTGTTTAGGGGCCTGCTTCTGGCGCACGTCTTCTTCGCATTGCCTTTAGTTGTGATCTTTTTCCCAAGATATGAGAAGGGGGCGAAGAATGATTTGCTGCTCAGTTTGTTTGACAGAAAAGAAGTGGGTATCGAGAAACTAGTTGTGTTAGCTCTGTTTGtagctcatgcaagtcttggctcGCTGGGTGTTCTGCTCGCTCATATTGCAGATGGTCAATGCATGGGATTCGTTGGCTCACTTACTCTGTGCATCATCATCTCTGTTGTGGGATTCATCGATTACATCTTCTTCAAGGCTCTCCCTACTGAGACAACCTATATTGTACTTTTTCTGGGCCATTTCATTGCGATGCTACTATTGATCTGCGGTCTGTGGGCTAAATTTGTGGGGTTTTCACCATGCTGCTGTTCGAAG GTGGATTCTAGGAGACGGCTGCCAGTTTGA